A region of the Lycium barbarum isolate Lr01 chromosome 1, ASM1917538v2, whole genome shotgun sequence genome:
aacctgaaaaGACAAGATGTTAGCAAAGATCAAAGGACGAAATGAATAAAGGAGAATGCAACAGAATAAAAATAGAAGGCTACCGTGATTTTGGGCGATCCATCGGCCACGATACAGGTGAGCCCATGTCCGGTCGTCGTAGGGATGCTGGGCGAGGAGCACGGTGACCCAATCATTCAGATTCcggatgaccggaggaacgtacccattTGCTAGCAAAAGTAAGAAAGAAACGGTGAGAAAGCagaatcaaaatttgacaaagcaATACTGATGCAATTGTTCGAGACTTCGGGCTTACActtgttattccacttctccgggaaaggcatgtgCTCGGCTGGAAttatgtcctcggtcttcaccgaacatatcgctccaaccatccccggtctctatcttcatccattTTCGAGAAGAATTGATTCCGGCTCcgcttggccagtttcattacgccaccccggaacagcctcgggaAGTAAAGACGTATCAGATGGGCCAATGTGAACTCCTCCTCGGCGTTGTTGGCCAACATCCGgagacacgctacgaccctccaaacgttTGGGCCGATCTGAGCTAGTGTAACGCCGTAAACCcggcacatgtcgagaatgaccggGTCCACCGGggggtcgagtttgagagtgaaggggtatgTATAAACATACAGAAACCCTTCACGATGGTCGGTAACGGATTCATCTGGCCCGGGGGCGAAAACCCGaaccggacgggtgtcccacccgcaatcggcccAGACTATGTCGAGCCTCTCCTCGATGATAGAcgagggataccgcctcacgtcaTATCCCCTGTCTGAAACGGAGGAGGGCTTCTCGATCTCAAGGTCTTTGTTAAAATTGAATttggccggtatgatatccgaggCCGTGGGCTCGAATTTAACTGGAGTCGCAGGCTCGGCCCCCGGGGACGATACCGGTGGAGCATCGTGAGAAGTGGATTCAGACATCGTGATAACAGGAAAGAAGGAAGGCCCAAGAGAGGGATTTAAGAAAGATGAAGAGACTGGTGGTGACTAAAAAAAAGGGAAACAGACTTGGTTCTTTTGCACGCTGAGTGAATCAATAAACCAGCCGCAGATCAAATGGGAAGTCGATTGTGTGTAGTGGAGATGAAAAAGTGCAGAAAATGGAGTGAAGTTGAAGAAGAGCAAATGCGTGAAAATGGAAATATGAGGAGAtgaagggccttatataggcgaAGAAGAGGAGCGGTTACCGAGGACGGCCAATCAAGGGGTGCCACGTGTCCCGTCATTAATTCGAAGTGACTTGAAACGATGTGAAAAAGGCGGTTGGCAGAGACGAGCCATCCGGAGCGGGACACGTGGCCGATGAAAAGGGAGGCAttacgcaaccgttcccgccaaaataaggaGACAACGACGAGCTGCCAGAACCATCGGTTTTCGGGAATTaaccactccccgttactccgatagatcgcagatccgggaagtgtggggctatctgtatacggtaaaaaccggatgtaaGCCAAACGAGTGGAACGGGAACCAGAGGAGGGAATAGGAAAGCGCTCGATGCCATTCGCCCTTGACCGGAACAATGCCTGGGCCGAAGCTGAGCAAAGGGACCGACGGATCTGCCTTCTGCATCGTTGAATCGGCCAAGCCCGAGGACTCGGGCTTTCATGGCCATTGGTCCGATCGGCTGTTGGTCCACGTGGCCGTTATCCCGAGAGGCCGTTTGTCCGTGTGGCCATTGCAGACgagccacgcgccagtagcgtccaatcatggtcaactacccaccatgcgtgtgtcagacggcgccgtcagtctaatcccaccaaatccgtgcagagtagtccttgttattattattttattacctCATATTGTAAGAGAACCATGGGAGTGTCACTATAAATAGAGCGCACCCCCTCCTTTGAAGGGGTTGGCTCCTTTTACTTTCAAGGAACACTTGTAGTGGAAGAACTCATTTATACAATCTCCCTCTCAATATTTGATTCGGCCGAGGCCGCCTGCTGTTATCACTATTGCACTTCTTCCATCAAGTATCTCGCATTATTCATAAACGTTTACATTATTAGCAAATTGCCACCAGTAGCCGTTCTATTAAGGAACCCTCAAATACCTATTTTCTCTATTTAACACACATCAAGATCAAAGCACATGtcctatacccacttacaaatttaattgattatccgaatccggggtaaacagttttaGCTTACCCCTCCTTATTCTTAGGGAACCTCAGAGTATCCCTCTCGAGCTGAAAAGGTAATaggtataattatatatatatagttgcatTAATTCTCAAACAATGTAAATTCATTGCTTTGGCCTCTTGAGGCAGCCTGAATTACAAACATACAAATATTCTGATAAGATAAAAAGATTAAACTAATACCTCGATTGTGAACTTTTGAAGGTACGGAGATAACTCTAGAAGTGGAGTAACTTTAAATAGAAAGGCAGTTGACACGTTAGTCAGTCTTAACGAAAGCACTTTGAGATTGTCAAATTTTGGAAAAGAATCATCAAAAGGAGCAAGAACAAGAGGAACACCCTGCAAAGTAAAAATCAAACAGACAGAGAGAAGAATGAAAATTCAGGGCAACATATagagctttcctttaatttgtttCTCTGTAAAAGAATTGCTTACCCACGACCGACACTAGGAGGCAGGTTCAATTGAAAGCATTTCCAGTTGAGTGAAATTGGTCGTGATCTTGCGAACAAGTTGAGATTCAGATTCACACATAGTGCCTTTGATATCAACATTATGAACTGAAGTAACATTCTCGAGAAGCAAGTTTGTTATTTCCCATCCCTTGAATGTAAAAGATCCAAGATTGACATTACGGATCTCCAGGGAATATATAGGGCAATAACATATCTCCAAATGCTTCAACTTGAGGGAAGGACCAACACTATTTTTACATCTTTTAGTAGCCTAGAACATTGAATAGATAACTGTTCAAGAAAGTGACATCTGGAGAGGAAAGAGTTGACCACTTGATTATCAACATCAACCCAATTTAAAGCCAGCACTTTGAGAGCCTCAAATCCAGAAAGTACTGAAGGAGGAAAGGTATATAGGATGCCCTCCCTGCAATTGACTGAGAAATCTATTTTAAGGCTTTTGACTTTCTTTGATGATGCAAACTTTATCCACTTATCAATTTCACATTTAAAACTAGTATCAAAAGGAAAAGAGACACTAAATTCTTCTAAAGTAAAACCACCCTTGTGAGAATCCAAAACATGATTAATCCAACTCATGTTACTTAATCCTTCCTTTCTGCATAAACTTGGATAAAAGCGTGCGTCCTCGTCAATAAACTCTGTAACGTTAAAATTGAGACGTGTGATGTACATCCAAAGGTCCCGCCATCGACTTGACAGGCAACTTGTGAGTGCTACTTCTCTCAATGTTAACTGAGAAATAATTGATACAAGACATTCATCTGGCAATTGGCTAAGTCTATCCTCCTTCACTACGTGGCTCGAATAGCATTTGTTATTTTGCTGAACAAGAGTACAAAGACAGAAggtcacaatatatatatatattattcagAATTGAAACATATGGTACTAAAATTGTCAGGCGCAACAGAAGGTAAATACTATATGGCACTAGAATCAAGATTGAATTTTGTAGAAACATGACAAGAAAGATAAGATTTTGGGGAGAAGAAATCATTAAAAGCATTATCTTTATCTTGGTTGATGTAAATAGTCAGAAAGAACAAAGGAAATCTGCACCCTGTTACATGGTGAGAATAAATGATGATTGTACCTAGGTTATATTTCTCTGAATGTTAAATTGATGTCTTGCACTACGACTTCCTGACATGGGAACTATGTTCATCCTTAATTCTCCTCTGCTTGAAAATTAAAAACAAAgagaataaaacaaaaaaaatatacagtaaaaaagaaaatagaagaatAAAAACCGAAGCCACCACAGCTTTGGTCCAATCTAAAGAAAGTAGAAGACAAATAGCTGCAACAAACATACAGAAAAAGATTGAACAGTTTTCTGGACAGACTATAGCAGCACAGCCTGTGTTTTTGTGTGCGCGCTTGCTTGGAATAATAGCTCTCCCAAATCAATGTGCTCCGCTTATGACGCACCAACTTTACTTTGGACCTACAAGTTGGTAGGGGGACGCATCAACTCTTAAGGAAAGCCTTCCTAAGGAAAACTCTTAAAATTCCCAACGTAAATAGAGCAGGAAAATACATTTTAAGAAAGAATACAGTTTGTCTTCCATTCTTAAAAATATACCTTAACCAaataagaaaaaacaaaaagtaaAAATCTTTTAAATAAGAGTTAAAAAAATATGAAGATACTCCTAAGGTAAATTAAAAAAGGAAACATATTAATTGTAGTTATACTTTGTCTAACATGAAATATATTTTCAAAGGATTGCAAAAGTCAAGAGAAAGgcgaaaaaataaataaaaaggtaaCCTTAGAATTAGATATTTGAAGTGTACAACATTGTCTTAGATTGAACGTGGACTTATCTTATTGTCGTTCAATCTCTAAAGCGGGTTTCCGCGGAGAACAAAATAGCGTTCATGTCTAAAGGTGAACAAAGCCCTAACATCCAGAGTTCGTTAATGTTCTCAGGCCTGAGATTGCTCGTCTTTGTTTGACATATTCTTTTGGTACTACATACAAATTAAAATGACACTAAATTACAAGGGAAAGTATAGAAGCCAGAAGTAGCTTGCTTGTAGTAGTCAGCCTAACCAAAGCCTCATGGCGACATAAAATTAGCTTTATGAATTGAATCTTACGACTTGTTTAGATGGTTGTTGCATATCGTTTCATAACATATAATACTAAAAGAACGACATCTAGCGACGGACGAAATCCACTGCTAAATAGCATATTAGCTTTAGCGACGGATTGTCATCCATTACTATTATGCGCGTAGCTAACCTCTTTTGCAAACAAAAATTTGAATATGTTGCAAACTTTGCGATGGATCGTATATGTGGCTAAAACTTAGCGACGGAAAAGTCTGTTGCTATTTTAT
Encoded here:
- the LOC132614425 gene encoding uncharacterized protein LOC132614425; protein product: MSWINHVLDSHKGGFTLEEFSVSFPFDTSFKCEIDKWIKFASSKKVKSLKIDFSVNCREGILYTFPPSVLSGFEALKVLALNWVDVDNQVATKRCKNSVGPSLKLKHLEICYCPIYSLEIRNVNLGSFTFKGWEITNLLLENVTSVHNVDIKGTMCESESQLGVPLVLAPFDDSFPKFDNLKVLSLRLTNVSTAFLFKVTPLLELSPYLQKFTIEAASRGQSNEFTLFEN